One window from the genome of Pseudomonas fluorescens encodes:
- a CDS encoding sulfite exporter TauE/SafE family protein: protein MLLASFFGVVMGLLLGLTGAGGGILAVPALVLGLGWSMTQAAPVALFAVGSAAAVGAIDGLRHGLVRYRAALLIALLGAVFSPLGIYLAHQLSEKILMMLFSLLMVLVAARMLRRETPQVGPSDHGAASWGQKNCMLDRQTGRLAWTPRCTATLSALGAVTGMVSGLLGVGGGFLIVPAFKQLTDVQMRGIVATSLMVISLISLIGVVGAFHAGVSIDRVGMAFIAASIVGMVLGRRVAAKVPARALQVGFAGVCLGVALFMWVRA, encoded by the coding sequence ATGTTACTGGCAAGTTTTTTTGGTGTGGTCATGGGCTTGCTCCTTGGCCTGACGGGGGCGGGCGGCGGCATCCTGGCGGTGCCGGCGTTGGTGTTGGGCCTGGGCTGGAGCATGACCCAGGCCGCGCCGGTGGCGTTGTTCGCGGTGGGTAGCGCGGCGGCGGTGGGGGCCATCGACGGGCTGCGCCATGGCCTGGTGCGCTACCGTGCGGCCCTGCTGATCGCACTGCTGGGCGCGGTGTTTTCGCCGCTGGGCATCTACCTCGCCCACCAGCTCTCGGAAAAAATCCTGATGATGCTGTTCAGCCTGCTGATGGTGCTGGTGGCGGCGCGCATGTTGCGTCGCGAAACGCCGCAAGTGGGGCCCAGTGATCATGGCGCCGCCAGTTGGGGCCAGAAAAACTGCATGCTCGACCGCCAGACCGGCCGCCTGGCCTGGACGCCTCGTTGCACCGCCACGCTGTCGGCATTGGGCGCAGTGACCGGTATGGTCTCGGGGTTGCTCGGCGTGGGGGGCGGCTTCCTGATCGTGCCGGCGTTCAAGCAACTGACCGATGTGCAGATGCGCGGGATCGTCGCGACGTCCTTGATGGTCATCAGCCTGATTTCGTTGATTGGCGTGGTGGGCGCGTTTCATGCCGGGGTGAGCATCGACCGGGTAGGGATGGCGTTCATTGCGGCGAGCATCGTCGGGATGGTGCTCGGGCGGCGAGTGGCAGCCAAGGTTCCGGCCCGGGCGCTGCAAGTGGGGTTCGCCGGGGTGTGCCTGGGGGTAGCGTTGTTCATGTGGGTGCGGGCGTAG